In Rattus rattus isolate New Zealand chromosome 9, Rrattus_CSIRO_v1, whole genome shotgun sequence, a genomic segment contains:
- the LOC116909022 gene encoding olfactory receptor 1468-like, which yields MIMNNQTVISQFLLLGLPIPPEHWHLFYTLLLAMYLTTILGNLVIIILILLDSNLHIPMYLFLSNLSFSDLCFSSVTMPKLLQNMQNQDTSITYAGCLTQMYFSMVFAGMEIFLLVSMAYDRYVAICLPLHYTSIMSPKFCVCLGSLSWVFNVLYSMLHTLLLARLSFCKDNVIPHFFCDISALLKLACSDTYINELMIFILGGLLIVIPFLLIVVSYVQIVCSILKVSSTQAIYKIFSTCGSHLSVVSLFYGTVIGLYLCPSANNSTVKETVMAMMYTVVTPMLNPFIYSLRNRDIKEALVRVLIKKKISL from the coding sequence ATGATAATGAACAACCAAACTGTcatctcccagttcctcctcctggGCCTGCCTATACCCCCAGAGCACTGGCACCTGTTCTACACCCTACTCCTGGCCATGTACCTCACCACCATCCTGGGGAACCTCgtcatcatcatcctcattctACTGGACTCCAATCTCCACATACCCATGTACTTGTTTCTCAGCAACTTGTCCTTCTCTgatctctgcttttcctctgttACAATGCCCAAATTGCTCCAGAACATGCAAAACCAGGACACATCCATCACCTACGCAGGTTGTCTGACACAAATGTATTTTTCCATGGTTTTTGCAGGCATGGAAATCTTCCTTCTTGTATCCATGgcttatgaccgctatgtggctatCTGCCTTCCACTCCACTATACCAGCATCATGAGTCccaagttttgtgtgtgtctagGGAGTCTCTCCTGGGTATTTAATGTGCTATATTCTATGTTGCACACCTTACTCTTGGCTAGATTGTCATTCTGTAAGGACAATGTGATCCCACACTTTTTCTGTGACATATCTGCCCTGCTCAAGTTAGCGTGTTCTGACACAtatattaatgaattaatgataTTTATCTTGGGAGGGCTTCTTATTGTCATCCCATTCTTACTCATTGTTGTGTCCTATGTACAAATTGTCTGCTCCATTCTAAAGGTTTCATCTACTCAGGCTATCTACAAGATCTTTTCCACCTGTGGCTCCCACCTGTCTGTGGTGTCACTGTTTTATGGGACAGTCATTGGTCTATACTTATGTCCATCAGCTAATAACTCTACTGTGAAGGAGACTGTCATGGCCATGATGTACACGGTGGTGACTCCCATGCTGAAtcccttcatctacagcctgaggaacagagaTATAAAGGAGGCCCTTGTAAGAGTCCTTATCAAGAAAAAGATATCTTTATAA